One window of the Chelonoidis abingdonii isolate Lonesome George chromosome 3, CheloAbing_2.0, whole genome shotgun sequence genome contains the following:
- the SPDYA gene encoding speedy protein A, protein MRHHLVCQTPRTVTVHIKSSASTSHQQNKSISLKRPIFKDSQENCEKDVHSNKSKRPKGACLVIQRQEMTAFFKLFDDDLIQDFLWMDCCCKIADKYLLAMTFVYFKRASFSVNEHTRLNFFVALYLANTVEEDDEESKYEIFPWALGKTWRKLFPNFLKLRDQLWGRIDYRAIVSRRCCEEVMAIAPSHYIWQRERSMHHSGAVRNYSKDEVQLPRGPSATPADCSLCGKKGRFVGLGLSSSSSSSTGTLEIMEQHVSQELKDTFPVEKMLVDPSPCCYSQDCNSLFTKERKISCMNQDKSMDWFTGNEE, encoded by the exons ATGAGACATCATCTGGTCTGTCAGACACCTCGCACTGTCACTGTTcatataaagtcaagtgcatctACATCACACCAgcaaaataaatctattagtctaaAACGTCCTATTTTTAAAGACAGTCAGGAAAATTGTGAAAAAGATGTGCACAGTAATAAGTCTAAACGTCCAAAAGGTGCATGTCTGGTTATTCAGCGTCAGGAAATGACTGCTTTCTTTAAACTATTTG aTGATGATCTAATTCAAGATTTCCTGTGGATGGACTGCTGCTGTAAAATTGCAGATAAG TATCTTTTGGCAATGACTTTTGTTTATTTCAAGAGGGCTAGCTTCAGTGTAAATGAGCACACCAGACTTAATTTCTTTGTTGCTCT gTATCTCGCAAATACAGTTGAAGAAGATGATGAAGAATCAAAGTATGAAATTTTTCCATGGGCTTTGGGAAAAACCTGGCGGAAGCTTTTCCCTAACTTCTTAAAGTTAAGAGACCAGCTCTGGGGTAGAATTGACTACAGGGCTATTGTAAGCAGACGGTGCTGTGAAGAG GTAATGGCTATTGCTCCATCACATTATATATGGCAGCGAGAACGTTCCATGCATCACAGTGGGGCTGTCAGAAATTACAGCAAAGATGAAGTGCAGCTGCCCCGCGGACCAAGTGCCACACCAGCAGATTGTTCACTTTGTGGTAAGAAAGGAAGATTTGTAGGACTGGGATTATCATCCTCATCTTCTTCATCCACTGGGACTTTAGAGATCATGGAGCAACATGTATCTCAGGAATTGAAGGACACTTTCCCAGTTGAAAAAATGCTAGTTGATCCTTCTCCTTGCTGTTATTCCCAAG ATTGCAACAGTCTATTCACCAAAGAGAGAAAGATTAGCTGCATGAATCAGGACAAATCCATGGACTGGTttacaggaaatgaagaatga
- the TRMT61B gene encoding tRNA (adenine(58)-N(1))-methyltransferase, mitochondrial, which translates to MLQCARRRLSLQVLGRESRALPAREGPGKPRLVPQCGRRRASWCRALLGRGAFEATDSLGALRTREQGAPPLPSAYRLRAVRALCSGSPRDGGGAESEEQVTAAASPVADSPPAAASQADPRQLLRSRRRRAWERALSPLERVSRLIPEELLSEEIRDIRRADLGETRQEDSSENSDSHLQLPAASRSPPAQLQRDEDKTPVDTHNTSAKDVPFQAGDLILAEFRRKTYMEFKHMRNLTAVGKLNSNWGAISHLEIIGKLPGQMFRTSSGFQFLIRRPALEDYVLLMKRGPTISYPKDINAMLMMMDINQGDTVVETGTGSGGMSLFLSRAVGPRGRVISYEIRKDHHAVAKKNYRRWRDAWGIGHAEEWPDNVDFINKDILTAAEDMKSITFDAVALDMLNPQITLPVVYPNLKQGGVCAVYLANITQVIDLLEGIRTCHLSLLCERIVEVTHKDWLVLPAKQKDGRLVSRVEPQQIVDEELQTKEGEELPIRDQSVVGESDDVAESLSDYVRPYGSLPYIARPYPWQTGHTAFLIKLRKYKVAYPDTAPGGSC; encoded by the exons ATGCTGCAGTGTGCCAGGCGGCGGCTGAGCCTGCAAGTGCTGGGAAGGGAGAGTCGGGCGCTGCCCGCGCGAGAGGGGCCGGGGAAGCCCAGGTTGGTGCCGCAGTGCGGGAGGAGGCGGGCGAGCTGGTGCCGGGCGCTGCTGGGCAGGGGAGCGTTTGAGGCTACCGATAGCTTAGGGGCCCTACGCACCCGGGAGCAGGGTGCGCCTCCCCTGCCTTCAGCCTATCGCCTCCGGGCGGTCCGAGCGCTGTGTTCCGGCTCGCCCCGGGATGGAGGTGGGGCCGAGTCGGAAGAGCAGGTCACTGCAGCTGCATCGCCTGTAGCCGACTCCCCCCCGGCGGCTGCATCGCAGGCGGACCCGCGTCAACTGCTGAGGAGCCGGAGGAGACGAGCCTGGGAAAGGGCTCTGTCGCCTTTGGAAAGAGTGAGCCGACTGATACCCGAGGAGTTGCTCTCGGAAGAGATCAGGGACATACGGCGCGCAGACCTGGGGGAAACAAGGCAGGAGGACAGCAGTGAAAACAGCGACTCTCACCTCCAGCTGCCTGCTGCCAGTAGGTCTCCCCCCGCACAGCTGCAGAGGGATGAAGACAAGACGCCCGTTGACACCCATAACACATCGGCTAAAGATGTGCCTTTCCAAGCCGGGGACTTGATTTTAGCAGAGTTTCGCAGAAAAACCTACATGGAGTTTAAACATATGCGTAACCTGACAGCTGTCGGGAAATTGAATAGCAACTGGGGAGCTATTAGCCACCTGGAGATAATAGGCAAGCTACCGGGCCAAATGTTTAGGACTTCTAGTGGGTTTCAGTTCCTGATAAGGAGACCAGCCTTAGAAGATTATGTGCTTTTGATGAAAAGAGGACCTACTATTTCATATCCAAAG GATATTAATGCAATGCTGATGATGATGGATATCAACCAAGGAGACACTGTGGTGGAAACTGGTACTGGGTCCGGTGGGATGAGCTTGTTTCTATCAAGAGCAG TTGGGCCTCGAGGACGTGTTATAAGTTATGAAATCAGAAAAGATCACCATGCTGTAGCCAAGAAGAATTACAGGCGCTGGCGTGATGCATGGGGAATAGGACATGCAGAAGAGTGGCCAGATAATGTGGatttcattaataaagatatcTTAACAGCTGCTGAGGATATGAAATCTATAACATTTGATGCA GTAGCTTTGGATATGCTTAACCCTCAGATTACTTTGCCTGTTGTGTATCCAAATCTTAAGCAGGGTGGTGTATGTGCTGTATACTTAGCAAA TATCACACAGGTTATTGATCTGTTGGAAGGAATACGGACCtgccatctctctcttttatgtGAAAGGATTGTTGAGGTGACTCACAAAGATTGGTTGGTACTCCCTGCTAAGCAGAAGGATGGTAGGTTAGTCTCAAGAGTGGAACCTCAACAAATTGTAGATGAGGAACTTCAAACGAAAGAAGGTGAAGAGCTTCCTATTCGGGATCAATCAGTAGTTGGAGAAAGTGACGATGTTG cagAATCACTTTCTGATTATGTCAGACCATATGGTTCACTGCCTTACATTGCTAGACCTTACCCTTGGCAAACTGGTCACACAG CATTTCTCATCAAGCTGAGGAAATATAAAGTGGCATATCCAGACACTGCTCCAGGTGGCAGCTGCTAA